In one window of Halorubrum sp. BV1 DNA:
- a CDS encoding ATP-binding protein, producing MNSVVLAHVTVFAGSALACVAALPRARRVRHPETREGLVGLLLAVTIWAGGYVGYLLAPGERLKIAFYIAGFIAALFAVGAWLYFCAAYTGRSPRRAPHRWVVVGVFFVTSALKATNPLHNLYFTAAWTTEPFPHLAIRHELLYWVVLGVSYAIVAVGFYMLLEQFYYTGADSRPLAALAAMTAVPTVATLIGGELPWLLPLLYEPPGVALFALGTLFVYFHRFETIQFAAESDDAAVFLDQGGRIRDYNRAARLLFPSLAGSVGQPLDTVLPHLAIERGGDDVIEVDLGDSDDLRRFYEVSRNTFTSGGATAGELLTIDDVTDRERYRLRLEERTEQLEALNRVVRHDIRNDMAVIRGWSETLRDHVDDDGQDALDRVLRKSDHVIELTETARDFVDSLTGDAIPDIKPVDLRELIEDEVQAAQDSYPDAEFRLRDDSSQVTVRANEMLSSVFRNLLNNAVQHNDSDTPQVTIGCETDDNRVRVRIADNGPGVPDDEKTTIFGKGERGIDSAGSGIGLYLVYVLTDQFGGDVWVEDNDPRGAVFVVELPVAEESLDPSASSDGSQDPFVGPDAVVETDPER from the coding sequence ATGAACTCGGTCGTTCTCGCACACGTCACCGTATTCGCCGGCTCGGCGCTCGCCTGCGTCGCCGCTCTCCCGCGTGCGCGGCGCGTCCGGCATCCGGAGACGCGAGAGGGACTCGTCGGGCTCCTCCTCGCCGTCACGATATGGGCCGGCGGGTACGTTGGATACCTCCTCGCGCCCGGCGAGCGGCTGAAGATCGCGTTCTACATCGCGGGTTTTATCGCGGCGCTTTTCGCCGTCGGCGCGTGGCTCTATTTTTGTGCCGCCTACACCGGTCGGTCGCCCCGGCGAGCACCGCACCGGTGGGTCGTGGTCGGCGTGTTCTTCGTGACGAGCGCCCTGAAGGCCACGAACCCGCTCCACAATCTCTATTTCACGGCCGCGTGGACGACCGAGCCGTTCCCGCACCTCGCGATTCGCCACGAACTGCTCTACTGGGTCGTTCTCGGCGTCTCGTACGCGATCGTCGCGGTCGGGTTCTACATGCTCCTCGAACAATTCTATTACACCGGTGCCGATAGCCGCCCGCTCGCCGCGCTCGCGGCCATGACCGCCGTTCCGACCGTCGCCACCCTCATCGGCGGCGAACTCCCGTGGCTGCTCCCCCTGTTGTACGAGCCGCCGGGCGTGGCGCTTTTCGCGCTCGGAACGCTGTTCGTCTACTTTCACCGCTTCGAGACGATCCAGTTCGCCGCCGAGAGCGACGACGCAGCCGTGTTTTTGGACCAAGGCGGCCGGATCCGCGATTACAACCGCGCCGCTCGGCTCCTGTTCCCGTCGCTCGCGGGGTCGGTCGGACAGCCGCTCGATACCGTCCTTCCACACCTCGCGATCGAGCGCGGCGGAGACGACGTGATAGAAGTCGATCTGGGAGATTCAGACGACCTTCGACGGTTCTACGAGGTCTCGCGGAATACCTTTACTTCCGGCGGCGCGACGGCCGGCGAACTCCTGACGATCGACGACGTCACCGACAGGGAGCGGTATCGGCTTCGGCTCGAAGAGCGAACGGAGCAGCTCGAAGCGCTGAACCGCGTTGTCAGACACGACATCCGCAACGACATGGCCGTGATACGCGGCTGGTCGGAGACTCTCCGCGATCACGTCGACGACGACGGACAGGACGCGCTCGACCGCGTGTTGCGAAAGTCCGATCACGTCATCGAACTCACCGAGACCGCCCGAGATTTCGTCGATTCGCTCACGGGCGATGCGATTCCCGATATCAAACCGGTCGACCTGCGAGAGCTGATCGAAGACGAAGTACAGGCGGCTCAGGACTCGTACCCCGATGCCGAGTTTCGGCTGCGCGACGACTCATCGCAGGTTACGGTCCGGGCGAACGAGATGCTGTCGTCGGTGTTCCGTAACCTCCTGAACAACGCCGTACAGCACAACGACAGCGACACGCCGCAAGTGACGATCGGGTGCGAGACGGACGACAACCGCGTTCGCGTCCGTATCGCGGACAACGGTCCGGGGGTCCCAGACGACGAGAAGACGACGATATTCGGCAAGGGCGAACGCGGAATCGACAGCGCCGGGTCCGGCATCGGGCTGTATCTCGTGTACGTCCTCACCGACCAGTTTGGCGGCGACGTGTGGGTCGAAGACAACGACCCCCGCGGTGCGGTGTTCGTCGTCGAACTACCGGTGGCGGAGGAGTCACTCGACCCGTCTGCCAGCTCGGACGGCTCGCAGGATCCGTTCGTCGGACCGGACGCGGTCGTCGAGACCGACCCGGAGCGGTAA
- a CDS encoding nitrate/nitrite transporter gives MGALSRPGSLLFRTLSDIKDDGPISILLVVSLGWFLTLGVRIVYPALLPQVTAEFGVSNATTGAFIGLLWTTYALLQFPGGAIADVVGERLVLTGSILLSAGAVSVIVLSSTVETFVLATVLLGLGTGLFGTTRLTVISALFDRMRTTAISVNQAAGNVGNVVLSASAGFVSVYLGWRWGFGFLLPVLLACAIGLWIALPRRASPEAGDESFRETMRKVAASVRRPPVLAVTALLSLNMFLYQSVTGFLPTYLVAQKDVDPGSAATLYSLFFAAAIGVQFLSGIVADRRGNRVAIVAFIGLSVPGFVLLTVVETFVALAAVTVLLSFLLGAMPPVNAAGLASLPPEIQGSGFGLLRTGYIAFGALGPPAVGVLADAGRFDAAFLALGVVALATSVWAVVFERVGRALA, from the coding sequence ATGGGAGCGCTGTCTCGGCCGGGATCGCTTCTGTTCCGCACGCTGTCCGATATCAAAGACGACGGGCCGATATCGATCCTCCTCGTCGTCTCGCTCGGCTGGTTCCTCACGCTCGGCGTTCGGATCGTGTACCCGGCGCTGCTCCCGCAGGTCACAGCCGAGTTCGGCGTCAGCAACGCCACGACCGGCGCGTTCATCGGACTCCTCTGGACGACGTACGCGCTGTTACAGTTCCCGGGCGGGGCGATAGCGGACGTCGTCGGCGAGCGTCTCGTGCTCACCGGTAGCATCCTCCTCTCTGCCGGTGCGGTGAGCGTGATAGTGCTCTCGTCGACCGTCGAGACGTTCGTGCTGGCGACGGTGCTCCTCGGTCTCGGTACGGGGCTGTTCGGGACGACCCGGCTCACGGTGATCTCGGCGCTTTTCGACCGGATGCGGACGACCGCGATCAGCGTGAACCAGGCCGCGGGCAACGTCGGGAACGTCGTTCTCTCTGCGAGCGCTGGGTTCGTGAGCGTCTACCTCGGCTGGCGGTGGGGCTTCGGTTTCCTCTTGCCTGTCCTGTTGGCGTGTGCGATCGGTCTGTGGATCGCTCTCCCTCGGCGGGCGTCGCCGGAGGCCGGCGACGAGTCCTTCCGGGAGACGATGCGGAAGGTCGCGGCGTCGGTGCGCCGCCCCCCGGTACTGGCCGTCACGGCGCTGCTTTCTCTCAACATGTTCTTGTACCAGAGTGTGACCGGGTTTCTGCCGACGTATCTCGTCGCACAGAAGGATGTCGACCCCGGTTCGGCCGCGACGCTGTACAGCCTGTTCTTTGCGGCCGCGATCGGCGTGCAGTTCCTCTCCGGAATCGTGGCCGACCGGCGCGGAAACCGCGTCGCGATCGTCGCGTTCATCGGCCTCAGCGTTCCCGGATTCGTGCTCTTGACCGTCGTCGAGACGTTCGTGGCGCTGGCCGCGGTCACCGTCCTGTTGAGTTTCCTCCTCGGTGCGATGCCGCCGGTCAACGCGGCTGGCCTCGCGTCGCTCCCGCCGGAGATTCAGGGAAGCGGGTTCGGACTCCTACGGACCGGGTACATCGCGTTCGGGGCGCTCGGACCGCCGGCGGTCGGCGTCTTGGCAGACGCGGGACGGTTCGACGCCGCGTTCCTCGCTCTCGGCGTCGTCGCGCTCGCGACGAGCGTGTGGGCCGTCGTCTTCGAGCGCGTCGGTCGCGCTCTCGCGTAG